From Phaeocystidibacter marisrubri, the proteins below share one genomic window:
- the leuS gene encoding leucine--tRNA ligase, which translates to MENHRDIDAKWQQYWAANNTYAAEENSDKPKFYVLDMFPYPSGAGLHVGHPLGYIASDIYARFKRHKGFNVLHPMGYDSFGLPAEQYAIQTGQHPAITTENNIQRYRKQLDRIGFSFDWNREVRTSNPKFYKWTQWIFIQLFHSWYDVDADKARDIAELVSAFESKGTAGINAHCSEPLSFTAEEWKAMDEVQQSETLLNYRLAYRSESMVNWCPELGTVLANDEVKDGVSERGGFPVVQKKMMQWSMRISAYAERLLQGLDTIDWSEALKETQRNWIGKSKGASVHFAIDGHDETIEVFTTRPDTIFGVTFMVMAPEHELVDVITTDAQKAEVEAYKEKAARRSERDRMMDTKSVTGAFTGAFVVHPFSGEKVPVWIGDYVLAGYGTGAVMAVPGHDSRDHAFAREFGLPIVQVVEGGDVQEAAVDAKEGALMNSDFLNGLQVKEAIAKAIAEIEGKGIGKGQTNYRLRDAIFGRQRYWGEPIPVYYENGIPKTLSDDQLPLTLPEVDKYLPTEDGEPPLARANNWKTPEGHPLETTTMPGWAGSSWYYLRYMDAGNHTEFASKENVDYWENVDLYVGGSEHATGHLLYARFWHKFLADRGYVNTQEPFKKLVNQGMIQGVSAFVYRLKGSNTFVSKGLVGNREVSRLHADISMLNDKDELDIDAFKSWNAEYANAEFELEDGVYKVGREVEKMSKSKYNVVNPDLIVEEHGADVLRMYEMFLGPIEQSKPWDTKGITGVSNFLKKVERLFNNISDEQPTAEELKALHTCIKKVNEDIENFSFNTSVSAFMICVNELTSLKCNKRSILKELTILLSPFAPHTAEELWSVLGNDPSVTQQPYPVHNEEYLVESSIEYPVQFNGKTRYNISVPADLDRKGIEEAVMADERSEKWLEGVQVRKVIVVPGRIVNIVVG; encoded by the coding sequence ATGGAAAACCATCGCGATATAGATGCCAAATGGCAACAGTATTGGGCCGCTAACAACACGTATGCGGCAGAAGAGAATTCGGATAAACCGAAGTTCTACGTACTTGACATGTTCCCGTATCCATCTGGAGCAGGGTTACACGTTGGCCACCCACTGGGATACATCGCCAGTGACATCTATGCGCGTTTCAAACGTCACAAGGGATTCAATGTGTTGCATCCTATGGGATACGATTCCTTTGGACTCCCGGCAGAGCAATACGCCATTCAAACAGGTCAGCATCCTGCCATTACTACTGAAAACAACATTCAGCGTTATCGCAAGCAGCTTGACCGCATTGGTTTTTCATTCGACTGGAACCGTGAAGTACGAACCAGCAATCCGAAATTCTACAAGTGGACACAGTGGATCTTCATCCAACTGTTCCATTCATGGTACGATGTGGACGCCGATAAAGCACGCGATATCGCGGAATTAGTTTCTGCATTTGAAAGCAAGGGTACAGCGGGAATCAACGCTCATTGCTCTGAACCTCTTTCGTTTACTGCGGAAGAATGGAAAGCAATGGACGAAGTTCAGCAGAGCGAAACCCTACTCAACTATCGTTTGGCATACCGTTCAGAATCTATGGTAAACTGGTGTCCAGAGCTCGGCACTGTGCTTGCTAACGACGAAGTAAAAGACGGTGTTTCAGAGCGTGGTGGATTCCCTGTTGTTCAAAAGAAAATGATGCAGTGGAGCATGCGTATCTCGGCTTACGCTGAACGCCTTCTCCAAGGACTAGACACCATTGATTGGAGCGAAGCCTTGAAAGAAACACAGCGCAACTGGATTGGAAAATCCAAAGGAGCGAGTGTTCACTTTGCCATTGATGGCCACGATGAAACCATCGAAGTATTTACCACACGTCCCGACACCATTTTTGGCGTGACTTTTATGGTGATGGCACCAGAGCACGAGTTGGTAGATGTAATTACAACCGATGCTCAAAAAGCAGAGGTTGAAGCGTATAAAGAAAAAGCGGCTCGTCGTTCTGAACGCGACCGTATGATGGATACCAAAAGCGTGACCGGCGCCTTTACAGGTGCGTTTGTTGTTCACCCGTTCTCTGGCGAAAAAGTGCCTGTATGGATTGGGGATTACGTCCTAGCGGGTTACGGTACAGGTGCGGTTATGGCCGTTCCAGGACACGACTCCCGCGACCACGCCTTCGCACGTGAATTCGGACTTCCAATTGTTCAGGTTGTAGAAGGCGGTGATGTGCAAGAAGCAGCGGTAGACGCTAAGGAAGGTGCGTTGATGAACAGCGACTTCCTGAATGGACTTCAAGTAAAAGAAGCCATTGCCAAAGCCATTGCTGAAATTGAAGGCAAAGGCATTGGCAAAGGCCAAACGAATTACCGTTTACGCGATGCCATTTTTGGTAGACAGCGCTATTGGGGGGAACCCATTCCGGTGTATTACGAAAATGGCATTCCAAAGACCTTGAGTGATGATCAACTTCCGCTCACCCTTCCAGAAGTAGACAAATATCTTCCAACGGAAGACGGCGAACCACCATTGGCGCGAGCTAACAATTGGAAAACACCGGAAGGCCACCCACTTGAAACCACCACCATGCCGGGTTGGGCGGGCTCTAGCTGGTACTACCTGCGCTATATGGATGCAGGGAACCACACCGAGTTCGCTTCTAAAGAAAACGTGGACTACTGGGAGAACGTCGATTTATACGTTGGCGGTTCCGAACATGCCACAGGTCACCTCCTCTACGCTCGTTTCTGGCATAAGTTCTTGGCCGACCGTGGCTATGTGAACACACAAGAGCCATTCAAAAAGTTGGTGAATCAAGGGATGATCCAGGGTGTGAGTGCCTTTGTTTATCGCTTGAAAGGAAGCAACACATTTGTTTCAAAAGGATTGGTTGGAAATCGCGAAGTAAGCCGATTACACGCCGATATTTCTATGTTGAACGACAAGGATGAATTGGACATCGATGCGTTCAAATCTTGGAATGCTGAATATGCGAATGCTGAATTCGAGTTGGAAGACGGCGTTTACAAAGTAGGTCGCGAGGTTGAAAAAATGTCGAAGTCGAAGTACAACGTTGTGAACCCTGACCTCATCGTCGAGGAACACGGTGCCGATGTCCTTCGCATGTACGAAATGTTCTTGGGCCCGATTGAGCAAAGTAAGCCGTGGGACACCAAGGGTATTACGGGTGTAAGCAACTTCTTGAAGAAGGTAGAGCGCTTGTTCAACAATATCAGTGATGAACAACCGACTGCTGAAGAGTTGAAAGCCCTTCACACTTGTATCAAGAAAGTGAACGAAGACATTGAGAACTTCTCTTTCAACACTTCAGTTAGTGCGTTTATGATTTGCGTAAACGAACTCACGAGCTTGAAGTGCAACAAGCGCAGCATCTTGAAAGAGCTGACCATTCTCCTCTCTCCTTTCGCGCCGCATACCGCAGAAGAATTGTGGAGTGTATTGGGCAACGACCCAAGTGTTACCCAACAGCCCTACCCAGTGCACAACGAAGAGTACTTGGTAGAAAGTTCCATTGAGTACCCTGTACAGTTCAACGGCAAGACTCGTTACAACATCTCCGTTCCAGCAGATCTTGACCGTAAAGGCATTGAAGAAGCTGTCATGGCCGACGAGCGTTCTGAGAAATGGCTCGAAGGCGTTCAGGTTCGCAAGGTGATTGTAGTACCGGGACGAATTGTGAATATTGTTGTGGGGTAG
- a CDS encoding ABC transporter ATP-binding protein has protein sequence MTVLETASLTKRYGRITAVNELNLSIPSGEVFGLLGPNGSGKTTTLGMVLGVIRPTLGNFTWFDGISGSSARKKVGAILEQPIFYPHLSGAQNLKIAAKIKEKGLDRIDEVLQFVGLGERGRDPFKNYSLGMKQRLAIASALVADPDVLILDEPTNGLDPEGIHDIRRLITEIAASGKTIILASHLLDEVQKVCSEYAVLQSGKCIHKGNVAADLAGNGGWELASEDLDALQAALSETSFVKGIKPTDNAFLVQIDPSISGSEINKSMMDKGLILSQLAERRNTLEEKFLELLKSQS, from the coding sequence ATGACCGTACTCGAAACTGCATCTCTAACCAAGAGATACGGCCGAATTACGGCCGTAAACGAACTCAACCTTTCCATTCCATCCGGTGAAGTCTTCGGACTTCTCGGCCCAAACGGTAGTGGAAAAACGACCACATTGGGAATGGTACTTGGCGTGATTCGTCCAACACTGGGCAACTTCACCTGGTTTGATGGGATCAGCGGGAGTTCTGCCCGTAAAAAAGTAGGCGCAATTCTGGAACAACCCATCTTTTATCCTCATTTGTCAGGTGCGCAAAACTTAAAAATTGCGGCAAAGATCAAGGAAAAAGGACTGGATCGAATTGACGAAGTCCTGCAATTTGTAGGTTTAGGCGAAAGAGGTCGAGATCCATTTAAGAACTATAGTTTAGGGATGAAGCAACGCTTGGCCATTGCATCTGCTTTAGTAGCGGATCCCGATGTATTGATCTTGGATGAACCCACCAATGGATTGGACCCAGAAGGGATACACGATATACGCCGACTGATCACAGAGATTGCGGCGAGTGGCAAGACCATCATACTAGCCTCTCACTTGCTAGACGAAGTTCAAAAGGTATGCAGCGAATATGCTGTTCTACAAAGCGGTAAGTGTATCCACAAGGGAAATGTTGCTGCTGATCTCGCTGGAAACGGCGGATGGGAATTGGCTTCAGAGGATCTAGATGCCCTACAAGCCGCCCTTTCAGAAACCTCTTTTGTGAAGGGCATTAAACCGACCGATAACGCCTTTCTCGTTCAAATTGACCCATCTATTTCAGGCAGTGAGATCAACAAAAGCATGATGGACAAAGGGTTAATCCTCTCCCAATTGGCCGAAAGAAGAAATACATTGGAGGAGAAGTTCCTCGAACTCTTGAAATCACAATCATGA
- a CDS encoding DUF4442 domain-containing protein produces the protein MEMNSKQDKLLRRLRNKWVFRLFTRKMVPAAARAGVRFVEMDGEKCTILVPNLKRNRNPFRSMYFAVQSMGAEMSTALLAMFHLEAHHASIAWIVIDFKADFPTKAISDVTFTCVDGEKVREAIQRAAEGEEAQVVELKTVGTTSDGTVVSNFQFRWSFKKRG, from the coding sequence ATGGAAATGAACAGCAAGCAAGATAAGCTTTTAAGACGTCTTCGAAACAAGTGGGTTTTCCGACTCTTTACACGGAAGATGGTTCCCGCAGCAGCAAGGGCAGGAGTCAGGTTTGTGGAAATGGACGGCGAGAAGTGCACGATTCTGGTTCCCAATTTGAAGCGAAACCGGAATCCATTCAGAAGTATGTATTTCGCGGTTCAAAGCATGGGGGCTGAAATGTCAACGGCCCTTCTTGCCATGTTTCACCTAGAGGCTCACCATGCTTCTATCGCGTGGATTGTGATTGATTTCAAGGCCGACTTCCCCACCAAAGCGATTTCTGATGTTACTTTCACTTGCGTGGATGGGGAAAAGGTTCGAGAGGCCATCCAACGCGCAGCTGAAGGGGAAGAGGCACAAGTGGTTGAATTGAAAACCGTGGGGACCACTTCTGATGGTACAGTGGTTTCCAATTTTCAGTTTCGTTGGTCTTTTAAGAAACGAGGTTGA
- a CDS encoding lipocalin family protein yields MKRILLSAVVLASVLASCTSNESSEASENSVSIVGTWVGTSVDFVESSNGNHRQQVIDSKNLHQNSVLILNEDRTLAVTNARRSYTADGNYVFDGNQLSVILNMDTTVYIVSELTDSEMIAVQPYRNTISNEVVEGDLFLHYSKSE; encoded by the coding sequence ATGAAGCGCATCCTCCTTTCAGCTGTAGTACTGGCCAGCGTATTGGCAAGCTGCACGTCCAATGAATCTTCGGAAGCTTCGGAGAACTCTGTTTCTATTGTTGGCACTTGGGTTGGAACGTCGGTAGACTTTGTTGAATCTTCTAATGGTAATCACCGTCAACAGGTGATTGATAGCAAGAACCTACACCAAAACTCTGTGTTGATCTTAAATGAAGACCGAACGTTGGCGGTAACGAATGCCCGCAGAAGCTACACGGCAGACGGAAACTATGTGTTCGATGGAAATCAACTCTCCGTTATTCTCAACATGGACACTACTGTGTACATCGTTTCGGAACTCACTGATTCTGAAATGATCGCAGTGCAACCTTATCGAAACACTATATCGAATGAGGTGGTAGAAGGAGACCTCTTCTTGCACTATTCCAAATCCGAATAA
- the rlmN gene encoding 23S rRNA (adenine(2503)-C(2))-methyltransferase RlmN, with the protein MSKQDIRALSREELKQWFTDNGHPAFRANQVYDWLWNKSHVSFDEMSNLSKALREVLDENFVINNVEVDQMQRSTDGTIKNAVKLHDGLVVESVLIPTEKRITACVSSQVGCSLDCDFCATAGLKRMRNLNPDEIYDQVVAIKKQGEEYFNRPLTNIVMMGMGEPLLNYKNVLEALDKVTSPEGLGMAARRITLSTVGIPKLIERLADDGVRFNLAVSLHSAVQSTRERIMPLASKNHLDDLLASLQHWYKVTGRKVTFEFVVWTGVNDSDEEIAALVNFVKKVPCKVNIIQYNPIDNGDYNQAPQDRVDAYLKALAAVDVIAKVRQSRGQDIDAACGQLANKTELEA; encoded by the coding sequence ATGAGCAAGCAAGATATCCGCGCACTTTCACGAGAAGAACTCAAGCAATGGTTCACCGATAATGGCCACCCTGCATTCCGAGCCAATCAGGTCTACGACTGGCTTTGGAATAAGTCGCACGTGAGTTTTGACGAAATGTCGAACTTGTCGAAAGCCCTCCGCGAAGTGCTGGATGAAAACTTTGTGATTAACAATGTAGAGGTGGATCAAATGCAACGATCTACCGACGGCACGATCAAGAATGCCGTTAAACTACATGATGGTTTGGTGGTAGAGAGTGTTCTCATCCCAACCGAAAAGCGAATCACCGCGTGCGTTTCCTCTCAAGTTGGATGCAGTTTAGACTGTGATTTCTGTGCCACGGCAGGTTTAAAGCGAATGCGCAACTTGAATCCAGATGAGATTTACGATCAAGTGGTGGCCATCAAGAAACAAGGGGAAGAATACTTTAATCGACCACTTACCAATATTGTAATGATGGGAATGGGGGAACCCCTCCTGAATTACAAAAATGTATTGGAAGCCTTGGATAAAGTCACCTCACCAGAGGGCCTTGGAATGGCAGCTCGACGTATTACTCTCAGCACCGTAGGTATACCAAAGCTGATTGAGCGATTAGCCGATGATGGAGTTCGTTTCAATCTAGCTGTTTCCCTTCATTCAGCAGTTCAATCCACCCGGGAGCGCATCATGCCCTTGGCTTCCAAAAATCACTTGGACGATTTGCTAGCCTCGCTTCAACATTGGTATAAAGTGACAGGCAGAAAGGTGACTTTTGAATTTGTGGTTTGGACCGGTGTAAATGACAGTGATGAGGAAATTGCCGCCTTGGTGAACTTTGTGAAGAAAGTTCCTTGTAAGGTGAATATCATCCAATACAACCCTATTGACAACGGCGATTACAACCAAGCTCCCCAAGATCGTGTTGATGCTTACCTAAAGGCACTCGCTGCAGTAGACGTGATTGCAAAAGTTCGTCAGAGTAGAGGTCAAGACATCGATGCAGCTTGTGGTCAACTTGCAAATAAGACCGAACTCGAAGCCTAA
- a CDS encoding T9SS type A sorting domain-containing protein: MKAILLTLASFFTLHATAQVPKAIVVEHFTNSRCSICASRNPGLYTNLDANPEVMHIAYHPSSPYSNCIFSQHNPSENDLRTNFYGVYGATPRIVINGDVTNKSFTSSDLFDPYKNAMSEFDVRLTHRLTVDSVHIRLVVKVVAQGSSQFQLTVGVAEDTVYYNAPNGEGTHYDVFREFAVHDQMYAAATVGDSTVYEWSLARRNAWNGNALYAYALLQDSSTDDLLQAGRSAKVANSIGMGEMRAEDFRIYPNPASTVVKFEKFVHFSLFDMTGREVREGFADGMEVRQLPSGVYILRLNVEGESIVRRLIVE, from the coding sequence ATGAAAGCAATCTTACTTACCCTCGCATCGTTCTTCACTTTACACGCTACCGCTCAAGTCCCTAAGGCCATCGTGGTAGAACATTTTACAAATTCGAGGTGCAGCATTTGCGCCAGTAGAAATCCAGGGCTTTACACCAACCTAGACGCCAACCCTGAGGTGATGCATATCGCATATCACCCGAGTTCTCCGTATTCGAATTGCATCTTTAGTCAACACAACCCATCTGAGAACGACCTTCGTACTAATTTTTACGGTGTTTATGGGGCGACTCCACGAATTGTGATTAATGGAGATGTTACCAACAAGAGCTTTACGAGTTCAGACTTGTTTGATCCCTATAAGAATGCCATGTCTGAATTTGATGTTCGATTGACTCATCGACTCACTGTGGATAGCGTGCATATTCGATTGGTGGTGAAAGTTGTCGCTCAAGGAAGTTCTCAATTTCAACTGACCGTTGGAGTGGCAGAAGACACGGTTTATTACAATGCACCGAACGGCGAAGGAACTCATTACGATGTTTTTAGAGAGTTTGCCGTTCACGATCAGATGTATGCAGCGGCAACAGTGGGAGATTCTACGGTTTATGAGTGGAGTTTAGCCCGAAGAAATGCATGGAACGGAAATGCACTCTATGCTTACGCCCTTCTTCAGGATAGTTCAACAGATGACCTTCTGCAAGCGGGCAGATCTGCAAAAGTTGCCAACAGCATAGGAATGGGAGAGATGCGGGCAGAGGATTTTCGCATATATCCAAATCCAGCCTCCACGGTAGTGAAGTTTGAAAAGTTTGTCCATTTCTCGCTGTTCGACATGACGGGTAGAGAGGTGCGAGAAGGTTTTGCAGATGGAATGGAGGTTCGCCAACTGCCAAGTGGTGTTTATATACTTCGGCTCAATGTAGAAGGTGAGAGCATTGTTCGTCGGCTTATTGTTGAATAG
- the queA gene encoding tRNA preQ1(34) S-adenosylmethionine ribosyltransferase-isomerase QueA gives MKLSNFNYELPKELIAQEPATHRDDSRLMVLHKDSGKIEHKQFNEIIDYFDDGDAMVLNNTRVFPARLWGNKEKTGARIEVFLLRELNSESRLWDVLVDPARKIRIGNKLYFGEDDSLVAEVIDNTTSRGRTLRFLYDGSYEEFRNKLTELGETPLPKYIDREPKPEDADRFQTIYASVEGAVSAPVAGLHFSKQLMKRLEIKGIEFPELTLHVGLGTFRPVEVEDLSKHKMDSEQFWIYDHTVEKVNKAIDAKKRICAVGTTVMRAMESSVTTEGKLKEYEGWTNRFIFPPYDFQVSNCLITNFHPPQSTLLMMTSAFAGHELTMHAYNEAIKEGYKFLCYGDALLVI, from the coding sequence ATGAAGTTATCCAACTTCAATTATGAACTCCCTAAGGAGCTCATCGCCCAAGAGCCAGCAACCCATCGCGACGATTCTCGCTTGATGGTACTTCACAAGGACTCTGGGAAAATCGAACACAAGCAATTCAACGAAATCATCGACTACTTTGACGATGGTGACGCTATGGTGTTGAACAACACCCGTGTTTTCCCTGCTCGACTCTGGGGTAACAAAGAAAAAACAGGAGCACGCATTGAAGTTTTCCTTCTTCGTGAATTGAATTCTGAAAGTCGTCTTTGGGATGTGTTGGTTGACCCTGCACGTAAGATCCGTATTGGCAATAAGCTTTACTTTGGTGAAGATGACAGCTTGGTTGCTGAAGTAATTGACAACACAACCAGCCGCGGTAGAACGCTGCGCTTCCTCTACGATGGCAGTTATGAAGAATTCCGCAACAAGCTAACGGAACTAGGTGAAACTCCTCTTCCAAAATATATTGATCGCGAGCCTAAACCAGAGGATGCCGATCGCTTCCAAACCATCTATGCAAGTGTAGAAGGCGCTGTTTCTGCTCCTGTAGCCGGACTTCACTTCTCTAAGCAATTGATGAAGCGTTTGGAGATTAAGGGCATTGAATTCCCTGAACTCACACTTCACGTTGGTCTTGGAACTTTCCGTCCTGTTGAGGTAGAAGACCTCAGCAAGCACAAAATGGACAGCGAGCAATTCTGGATTTACGATCACACGGTTGAAAAAGTAAACAAGGCGATTGACGCCAAGAAACGCATCTGTGCTGTAGGTACTACAGTGATGCGCGCCATGGAATCAAGCGTTACAACTGAAGGCAAATTGAAGGAATACGAAGGTTGGACCAACCGTTTCATCTTCCCTCCTTATGACTTCCAAGTATCGAACTGCTTGATCACCAACTTCCACCCACCTCAGAGCACTTTGCTCATGATGACTTCTGCGTTTGCAGGTCACGAATTGACCATGCATGCCTACAACGAGGCCATTAAAGAAGGGTACAAGTTCTTGTGCTATGGCGACGCGCTTTTGGTGATCTAA
- the truB gene encoding tRNA pseudouridine(55) synthase TruB, whose protein sequence is MEDWSIDALREGKVLAVNKPLDWTSFDVVNKIKFAIRKTHKMKKFKVGHAGTLDPKATGLLIVCIGRATKTIPELMGSSKRYTATIKLGATTPSYDTETEEDKQFPIEHITREAIEAILPQFTGDIMQVPPVFSALKKDGKRLYEMARKGQEVEISARPVTIHSIEVVRFEKDELVIDVHCGKGTYIRSLANDIGAALQSGGYLTGLIRTAIGERTLEGAFEVEPICASIRAAGPPLPEE, encoded by the coding sequence ATGGAAGATTGGTCGATTGACGCCCTAAGAGAAGGGAAAGTACTGGCGGTGAATAAACCGCTAGACTGGACTTCTTTTGACGTTGTAAACAAGATCAAATTTGCCATTCGGAAGACCCACAAGATGAAGAAATTCAAAGTGGGTCATGCGGGTACTTTGGACCCCAAAGCCACGGGGTTATTAATTGTATGTATTGGCAGAGCTACCAAGACCATTCCCGAGTTAATGGGATCCAGCAAGCGATACACTGCTACGATTAAACTTGGAGCCACTACTCCCAGCTACGACACCGAAACCGAAGAAGACAAGCAGTTCCCAATCGAACACATAACTCGGGAAGCGATTGAGGCGATTCTCCCTCAGTTTACAGGTGATATCATGCAGGTTCCTCCGGTGTTTTCAGCTCTGAAAAAAGACGGGAAACGCTTGTATGAGATGGCTCGAAAAGGTCAGGAGGTGGAAATCTCCGCTCGCCCCGTTACCATCCATTCCATCGAAGTGGTTCGCTTTGAAAAGGACGAATTGGTGATAGATGTCCACTGTGGCAAAGGAACCTACATTCGTTCATTGGCAAACGATATTGGCGCAGCCCTACAGTCGGGCGGATACCTTACGGGACTTATTCGAACCGCCATTGGTGAACGCACTTTAGAAGGTGCATTCGAAGTTGAACCCATTTGCGCATCCATTCGAGCAGCAGGCCCTCCACTCCCAGAAGAGTAG
- the uppP gene encoding undecaprenyl-diphosphatase UppP, with the protein MNLIEAIVLGIVQGLTEFLPVSSSGHLEIVKVLFNGKTVPEESMFMTVVLHAATALATVVIYRKDIVDIFKGLLKFKWNDETKFASFIVISMIPAALVGILLEDQIESLFSKQLTLVGAMLIVTSLLLVLADRAKKTHKKVSAFEAAVIGVSQAIAILPGISRSGATISTSVLLGIDRDKAARFSFLMVIPLILGKMILDLKDIFSGEVATQPQTAPLLAGFIAAFVVGLFACRLMIRLVKKAKLTSFAIYCFIVGLIAVGSTFYNAM; encoded by the coding sequence ATGAATCTGATTGAAGCGATTGTTCTTGGTATTGTACAAGGACTCACCGAATTTCTCCCCGTTAGCTCTAGTGGTCACCTTGAAATTGTAAAGGTGCTTTTTAATGGCAAGACGGTCCCAGAAGAAAGCATGTTTATGACGGTTGTACTCCATGCGGCTACCGCATTGGCTACCGTGGTTATTTATCGCAAAGACATCGTCGACATCTTCAAAGGACTTCTAAAGTTCAAGTGGAACGACGAAACCAAATTCGCTTCATTTATTGTTATCTCTATGATTCCAGCTGCTCTGGTTGGAATCCTTTTAGAAGATCAAATTGAAAGTCTGTTCAGTAAGCAGCTCACGCTGGTTGGAGCCATGCTCATCGTAACGAGCTTGCTGCTGGTCTTGGCCGATCGTGCCAAAAAGACGCATAAAAAAGTGAGTGCTTTTGAAGCAGCCGTTATTGGCGTTTCACAGGCTATTGCCATCCTTCCAGGTATTTCTAGATCAGGCGCAACCATCTCAACTTCTGTCCTATTGGGAATTGATAGAGATAAAGCCGCTCGTTTCTCTTTCCTAATGGTGATTCCATTGATCCTAGGAAAGATGATACTCGATTTGAAGGATATCTTCAGTGGTGAAGTTGCTACTCAACCTCAAACCGCACCTCTTCTAGCAGGATTTATTGCTGCTTTTGTAGTAGGCCTCTTCGCTTGTAGGTTGATGATCCGCTTAGTGAAAAAAGCAAAGCTGACTTCTTTCGCTATCTATTGCTTTATCGTTGGTCTAATTGCCGTTGGATCTACGTTCTATAACGCCATGTAA
- a CDS encoding DUF3098 domain-containing protein: MKTEKYLFSKVNYILMVAGLLLIGIGYLLMMGGGSEDPNVFNPEIFNSTRIKLAPSLLVLGFAVEIVAIMWRSKSNTSQGELE; encoded by the coding sequence ATGAAAACAGAAAAGTACTTATTCAGTAAGGTGAACTACATCCTCATGGTAGCGGGCCTATTACTTATCGGAATTGGATACCTACTGATGATGGGTGGTGGATCAGAAGATCCCAACGTATTCAACCCAGAAATTTTCAATAGCACGCGAATCAAACTAGCTCCTTCTCTTTTAGTATTGGGCTTTGCCGTTGAAATCGTTGCCATCATGTGGAGGTCGAAGTCAAATACGTCTCAAGGAGAACTTGAATGA
- a CDS encoding cell division protein FtsX, with translation MANSEDKFYKRRLRTSYISVVVSIALVLFMLGTFATMLLQAEDMARQIRENFTFTVLLKNTSSEGDVRQFQKELELSDKVVGTDFITKDQAAEELEAELGEEFVEYLGYNPLSDVIEVHMTSEFVSSGDVEAFEAELRESGLVSDVSYDPNLLNLVNDNIKRIGSYLLGGAILLIFISIAMINSSIRLSIYSKRFTIKTMQLVGATKPFIQRPFMAQSVKLGLIGGLIASALLMLILEFGKSNFSTWGMEATPKMMAITVGGMILFGAFLAWSCTFFAVKRYLNLKTDDLYR, from the coding sequence ATGGCAAACTCAGAAGATAAATTTTACAAACGCCGTCTCCGTACGTCGTATATCTCCGTAGTAGTGAGTATCGCTTTGGTGCTCTTCATGCTCGGCACTTTTGCAACGATGTTATTGCAAGCTGAAGACATGGCGCGTCAAATTCGCGAGAACTTCACTTTTACCGTTCTCTTAAAGAACACCTCATCAGAAGGAGATGTTCGCCAGTTCCAGAAAGAGCTTGAACTATCGGACAAAGTTGTGGGAACTGATTTCATCACGAAAGACCAAGCCGCTGAAGAATTGGAAGCGGAATTGGGAGAGGAATTTGTTGAATACTTGGGATACAACCCACTGAGTGACGTCATTGAAGTTCACATGACTTCAGAATTCGTCAGTTCGGGAGATGTAGAAGCTTTTGAAGCAGAATTGCGCGAAAGTGGATTGGTAAGTGATGTTTCGTACGATCCGAACTTGCTGAATCTCGTCAACGACAATATCAAACGCATCGGCTCTTACTTGTTGGGCGGTGCCATTCTCTTGATTTTTATCTCCATCGCCATGATTAACTCGAGCATTCGTCTCTCGATTTACTCGAAGCGATTCACCATCAAAACCATGCAGTTGGTAGGTGCAACGAAGCCATTTATCCAACGTCCTTTCATGGCACAAAGTGTCAAACTCGGACTCATTGGAGGGCTCATTGCATCTGCATTGCTCATGTTAATTCTCGAATTCGGAAAGTCGAATTTCTCTACTTGGGGAATGGAAGCCACTCCGAAAATGATGGCCATCACTGTTGGCGGAATGATACTCTTTGGAGCTTTCTTAGCTTGGAGCTGTACCTTCTTTGCCGTGAAGCGCTATCTCAATTTGAAAACAGACGACTTATATCGCTGA